The proteins below come from a single Ictidomys tridecemlineatus isolate mIctTri1 chromosome 8, mIctTri1.hap1, whole genome shotgun sequence genomic window:
- the Atat1 gene encoding alpha-tubulin N-acetyltransferase 1 isoform X10 produces the protein MEFPFDVDALLPERITVLDQHLRPPARRPGTTTPARVDLQQQIMTIVDELGKASAKAQNLPAPITSASRMQSNRHVIYVLKDTSARPAGKGAIIGFLKVGYKKLFVLDDREAHNEVEPLCILDFYIHESVQRHGHGRELFQHMLQKERVEPHQLAIDRPSQKLLKFLNKHYNLETTVPQVNNFVIFEGFFAHQHPPARKLPPKRAEGDIKPYSSSDREFLKVAVEPPWPLNRAPRRATPPAHPPPRSSSLGNSPERGPLRPFVPEQELLRSLRLCPPHPTARLLLATDPGGSPAQRRRTSSLPRSDESRY, from the exons ATGGAGTTCCCGTTCGATGTGGACGCGCTGCTCCCGGAGCGGATCACGGTGCTGGACCAGCACCTGCGGCCTCCGGCCCGCCGACCCGGAACCACAACGCCGGCCCG TGTTGATCTGCAGCAGCAAATTATGACCATTGTAGATGAATTGGGCAAGGCATCTGCCAAG GCCCAGAATCTTCCTGCTCCTATTACTAGTGCATCAAGGATGCAGAGTAATCGCCATGTTATTTATGTGCTCAAAGACACATCAGCCCGACC GGCTGGGAAAGGAGCCATTATTGGTTTTCTCAAAGTTGGATATAAGAAGCTCTTTGTACTG GATGATCGAGAGGCTCACAATGAGGTAGAACCACTCTGCATCCTGGACTTCTACATTCACGAGTCAGTGCAACGTCATGGCCATGGACGAGAACTCTTCCAGCATATGTTGCAG AAGGAGCGAGTTGAACCACACCAACTGGCCATTGACCGACCTTCACAGAAGCTGTTGAAGTTCCTGAATAAGCACTACAACCTGGAGACTACTGTACCACAG GTGAACAACTTTGTGATCTTTGAAGGCTTCTTTGCCCATCAGCATC CTCCAGCAAGGAAGCTGCCACCCAAGAGAGCAGAGGGAGATATTAAGCCATATTCCTCTAGTGACCGAGAAT TTCTGAAGGTAGCTGTGGAGCCTCCTTGGCCTCTAAACAGGGCCCCTCGACGCGCCACACCTCCAGCTCACCCACCACCCCGCTCCAGCAGCTTAGGAAACTCGCCAGAACGGGGCCCTCTCCGCCCCTTTGTGCCAGAGCAGGAACTACTACGTTCCCTGCGCCTCTGCCCACCCCATCCTACTGCTCGTCTTCTGCTGGCCACCGACCCTGGGGGCAGCCCAGCACAGCGTCGCCGCACCAG CTCCCTTCCCCGCTCTGATGAGAGTCGATACTGA
- the Atat1 gene encoding alpha-tubulin N-acetyltransferase 1 isoform X8: protein MEFPFDVDALLPERITVLDQHLRPPARRPGTTTPARVDLQQQIMTIVDELGKASAKAQNLPAPITSASRMQSNRHVIYVLKDTSARPAGKGAIIGFLKVGYKKLFVLDDREAHNEVEPLCILDFYIHESVQRHGHGRELFQHMLQKERVEPHQLAIDRPSQKLLKFLNKHYNLETTVPQVNNFVIFEGFFAHQHRPPAPSLRATRHSRAAAADPTPAAPARKLPPKRAEGDIKPYSSSDREFLKVAVEPPWPLNRAPRRATPPAHPPPRSSSLGNSPERGPLRPFVPEQELLRSLRLCPPHPTARLLLATDPGGSPAQRRRTRVNTLCAKNPSQQAGSGYLLYFSH, encoded by the exons ATGGAGTTCCCGTTCGATGTGGACGCGCTGCTCCCGGAGCGGATCACGGTGCTGGACCAGCACCTGCGGCCTCCGGCCCGCCGACCCGGAACCACAACGCCGGCCCG TGTTGATCTGCAGCAGCAAATTATGACCATTGTAGATGAATTGGGCAAGGCATCTGCCAAG GCCCAGAATCTTCCTGCTCCTATTACTAGTGCATCAAGGATGCAGAGTAATCGCCATGTTATTTATGTGCTCAAAGACACATCAGCCCGACC GGCTGGGAAAGGAGCCATTATTGGTTTTCTCAAAGTTGGATATAAGAAGCTCTTTGTACTG GATGATCGAGAGGCTCACAATGAGGTAGAACCACTCTGCATCCTGGACTTCTACATTCACGAGTCAGTGCAACGTCATGGCCATGGACGAGAACTCTTCCAGCATATGTTGCAG AAGGAGCGAGTTGAACCACACCAACTGGCCATTGACCGACCTTCACAGAAGCTGTTGAAGTTCCTGAATAAGCACTACAACCTGGAGACTACTGTACCACAG GTGAACAACTTTGTGATCTTTGAAGGCTTCTTTGCCCATCAGCATC GGCCCCCTGCTCCCTCTCTGAGGGCAACTCGACATTCTCGTGCTGCTGCAGCTGATCCCACGCCTGCTG CTCCAGCAAGGAAGCTGCCACCCAAGAGAGCAGAGGGAGATATTAAGCCATATTCCTCTAGTGACCGAGAAT TTCTGAAGGTAGCTGTGGAGCCTCCTTGGCCTCTAAACAGGGCCCCTCGACGCGCCACACCTCCAGCTCACCCACCACCCCGCTCCAGCAGCTTAGGAAACTCGCCAGAACGGGGCCCTCTCCGCCCCTTTGTGCCAGAGCAGGAACTACTACGTTCCCTGCGCCTCTGCCCACCCCATCCTACTGCTCGTCTTCTGCTGGCCACCGACCCTGGGGGCAGCCCAGCACAGCGTCGCCGCACCAG GGTCAATACCTTGTGTGCCAAGAACCCTTCCCAGCAAGCAGGTAGTGGGTATCTCCTTTATTTCTCTCATTAG